TGATCCCTCAAGTAGATATTTGTAATTATTTATTATAGCATTTCTTTTAGGGACAATATACTAAAGGTGCCCTAAATTGAGTTTATCAACCTATTCAGCTTCTGACAAAAATCATCAAAAGAGGGGAGACTCAGCGTGGCTTCTCTCTGTTTTTCTCCCCACATCGGTTCAGGAAAATAACTGTCCTCTTTGAAGCGAGCCATGATATGCCAGTGCACATGCGGCAGATAGTTTCCAAAAGAAGCGATATTGATTTTTTCAGGACTGTAATAATCGATCATCGCTTTCTCTATGATATCCAGAAGGTCATAGATCTCGAATTTGATCTCCGAAGGTACTTCGCTCATCTCTTTGTAGGGGTGTCGGGTAAAGATCTTGAGCCAGGGTATTTCACTTTCTTCCGTTTCGATGCGGATATTTTTGTTTTCATAGATGACAGACATCAGCGTATCCTTTGTAGTGTATGTTTTCCAAGTTTATAGATGATGGAGGGTTTCTTCTTTGTCTTAAGGGGCGTGACGATAATATCAGCAGCTTCTTTGGCAAAGATCTCATCATACGGTTGACCGCTTAAATTTGCAGAAGTAGTGTACGCCCATTGCAGACGGTTGAGAAGCAATAGGTGATGTGTGTCTCTGATTACACGGTATGAATGCCCGTCAGGCATGATGAACGTACTTTTCCTTGCACGCCTGACTCTGTTTTTATGATTAGAGGGAATACGTGTGAATGTTTTGAGCGTTTTGAGTGAATTGACCGCTTTGATGTAATATTTGTGGGGAGGGCGCTGCTTGATCTCGGTAAGTCTCTCTGCATTTTGAGAGACAAAACCAATGGTAGTGTCGGTCTGGGTGAGAAAAACTTTATTTTTCAGCATCATTTCTGTTCCACTATGACTTTTCACTGTTCTTTTTTTTGATGTTTGAGTTCAAAGCCTTTGACAATAACAAAAGCGATCAATGCAAAGATGAAAACGACCAAATACATCCAGGCAAGACTTTGCAAGGTCTCTATGATGGTACGATACACTTCGAGAGTCCATCTCTGTGGGGTCAAAACAAGTATCTTCATATTGACGTGAGGAGCACTGATATATCTTTCAAGCTGATATATGCGTACGCCGCCTGAAATACCGACGACATAAGCAGCAAATTTGATATATTTTTGCCATACACTGCTGATGGGGTCTTGAATGATACGGCTGAAGATCTCCCCTACAGGCTTGTCAAACGTTCTCACAACACCGTACGATACTGCAACGGATAAGATGAAAGTAACCAATAGTAAAGTAAAGAACATAATATCTCCTTTAAAATGTTATTATAACGTATTAGGATGTTATTACTCTCTATAGAGGAAGCATTCCCACATCATACGTGGGAATGGAAGATATTGCTGAGTATGAATGTTTTATGCCAGATAATCCTGCAGTGCTTTTGGATCGAGGCATCCGTCCTGGTCTTTAAGCTCTTTGATCGCCAGTGCAGTCGCTTTCGCAGCTGCCAGCGTGGTGAAATAGGCAACATGGTTCGCAAGTACCGACTGACGGATTGTTTTTGCATCTGCTTTACTCGCCTTGTTGTCAGAGGTATTGATCGCCAGTGCGATCTCTTCGTTCTTGATCATATCGTCAATATTTGGACGGCCCTCGGAGATCTTGAGAACCTTGGTCGATGCTACACCGGCTGCTTCAAGCGCTGCATGCGTTCCCGAAGTTGCCACGATCTCAAATCCGAGATCTGTGAACATTTTACCGATCTCCCCGGCATGCGGTTTATCGATCTCGGTGAGGGAGATGAAAAGTTTGCCTTCCAGAGGAATGTTGTTCTTGGAAGCGAACTGGGACTTGGCAAAACTCATACCGAAGTTCTCGGAAATACCCATAACTTCACCTGTGGACTTCATCTCAGGCCCGAGAATAAGGTCTGAACCAGGAAGCTTGTTGAAAGGGAATACCGCTTCTTTGACTGCGACATGCCCTTTGAGGTTCGGTTCCATGATCTTTTTGTCAAAGTTGACGACATTGAAAGTATCGTAGAATTTCAAAGACTCTCTCAGGTCACCCTGGACCATCACTCTTGTAGCCACTTTGGCAAGCGGTACACCGGTTGCTTTAGAGACGAACGGTACGGTTCTGGAAGCTCTCGGGTTCACCTCGATCAGGTAGATCTCACCTCTGTGAATGGCATACTGGATATTGAGCAGTCCGACGACCCCCAGACCAAGGGCGATCTCTGCCGTCTG
This DNA window, taken from Sulfurovum lithotrophicum, encodes the following:
- a CDS encoding HIT family protein, whose product is MSVIYENKNIRIETEESEIPWLKIFTRHPYKEMSEVPSEIKFEIYDLLDIIEKAMIDYYSPEKINIASFGNYLPHVHWHIMARFKEDSYFPEPMWGEKQREATLSLPSFDDFCQKLNRLINSI
- a CDS encoding Sua5/YciO/YrdC/YwlC family protein — encoded protein: MKSHSGTEMMLKNKVFLTQTDTTIGFVSQNAERLTEIKQRPPHKYYIKAVNSLKTLKTFTRIPSNHKNRVRRARKSTFIMPDGHSYRVIRDTHHLLLLNRLQWAYTTSANLSGQPYDEIFAKEAADIIVTPLKTKKKPSIIYKLGKHTLQRIR